ACTATATATACCGTTCTTCTATATATCCAGTCCGAATTAGGTTTACTTTTTCAGATTTGAGGTCACTGATGCACGAGCAGATTGGtgttagttttttatttgtttttttgttttcttttccatcattttgTGATCATGAAATGTGACATCAGTAAGCAAATAACGGTCCCTTCCAAAAGATTTTGAGGATTTTGATCGCGATCGAacatattatttttactttccttAAATCAAAGCAATTTCTTAGAACTTCTGACCTTTAGTGAGACCAACACAGCAGCATCATTTTGCTACATTGTTATCAAATTATTTCGTCCCAAAACTGATTAAAGTGTTAGTGTCTGGAATAATTAGATTGGAGCCGTTCAAGGATACTCTGTTGGCGCTATAAAATGCTGATGAAAACAGTTGAAAGAATGTGTTGAAATTAGAGCTTTTGTACACCTTGTTGGGAACCAATTTTTGGGTTACAGGGAAAACTATTTCACACGTCGGTAAATTAATTACGAAATTGGATCAGTCAGTGACACAGACTGTCCGTCTGGAATTTCCGGCCGGCGCACCGACATCTGTTGTCAACGAACCAAGCCACAGCTCAATTAATGCCGACCTTCAATCAAAGTTTGCGTATGATGGAGGTCAATCAAAAGTGTTTGTCCCATATTTTAATCATTAgttattttaatataatttcaattttagttatttacaatttttaaaatttatttaacagcattaattgtaattaaatcttgattcaaattaaatttccgaTCGCACGACCAGCAACGACAATAGTAGCTATTCCAGTTGTCATCGAGTTTCTTATATgtatatttcaatttgtattttgtatagCATAATAGCAACCAAATAAGGCAGATGTCAAAATATACACCAAAATAAGTATTGGCGATGGGTTATTTACCTCCTGCCGACTCGATAAACCATGTATAAGTGTATTATAATTACAAATAATCGACTATACgattgaggaaaaaaaatgggagaaattgaaatgccaaaaaaagtGACGCCAAACAAATGACCGCGACCGTCGCCATCGAATGACAAAGACAAATTCCACTTAAGGTGAAACaacgagaagaaaatatacatTGGTTAATCCGACACACAAGACATTTTTGCCGGTTGCTCGTCGAGTTCGCGTCGCCTCTCGCGCGGGTTCTGGCGCCAACAACTGGAATTGACGATGGTTGATTCGATTTCCAAATGAAGGTAATGAAACCGGTTTACGCTTTGGGCCACTTTGCTGTGTGTTTTCCCATATATATACGTAGATTGAgtgacaacaaaaaagtagGCAAAACCACACGCAAAGGGTCACTATTCTCATCGGCCTTTTCgggaaatataagaaaaggcCGGCGCCAGAATGTTTGTCCATCGGCGGAATATAACATATGTGAACATAATAGGCAGCGCCGGGTGCATATGATTCCGTTGAATATAAAAGAACCAGAAATCCGATTGAATAGTTGTGTGTCTCAGTGTCTCTCGTTCATTCAACACCCTCCAATATCTTCCTGATATTTTACATAATATTATAATCTACCATGATGTCCAAAATTGCaattcttttggttttgatgGGTTCGACGTCTTCCGCTTTTGCCCGCATCAATCTCCACGATGGGCCGCTCTTCTCCGGTGCGACGTCCTTCACCTTGGAGCTGGAGACCCGGACTTTGACCAAGCCAACGCCCTGTTTCGTCACTTCCGGCGACGTCTCCCAGTGCAGACGCAAGCGCGGAATCGAAGAGAATCCCAAAATCGTGAGCCATCATTCGGATTTGGCGCCATCAGCTGTTGTCGggtgaaattttatttaaattttgtcattgttcaaattataattgaattgattgagGCAGGATTGAGGCTACTCCGGTCCCTCGTGTTTCTCGTATGGGTTTGGGATCGTCTCATCGATACAATTCCAATCTAAGAGTTTTCAGCTCGTTTGATGACGCATCATACTCTGGCAACAATTACCGACAACCGGTGGTGACTAGAGGCCGGAATAACGTCATCTCGGTCGGCGATTGCGGTATGTCGACCGTCAATTTTAGCGAGTTTCTCTCCTGTCTGGGCTTGGATGTCCAGCAAACGACCACACTGACGGCCACTTTTACCGAAACTTCGATCCTGTCCACCGGCTATACCACCATGACCGTGTTGGGCTGCACTCCGGCCGGATTCCCTTATCCATCTTGCTCTGAGGAAGAGGTGTCAAATGAAGGAGGAGAGGAATTGAATGACTCGACTACCGAGTTTAATTCTGTTAGTGAAGATAGTACTCCTGTTTAGACCTCTTTTATAATTATTCTCAGATATTGAGAAGAAACCCTTTAAGCCATAACGCGATATCATATTGCTGCTTTGACAGCATAGATAGTCTTAAACAAGATATGCACTGGTTCGTGTTTTCCAGTTacacaattaaattatttaatttttaattactaaGTCTAAGTCGTGCTGAAAAGTTTCATTAGTAACGTACTGACTTTTCACGAGTAATGTTCTGTTCCTATATAATACGTTCCTATATTTAATTTGTATATTCAGCACGAGcaataaaaaagtttctttcgtGAATGCAAAGTCAATTGCGTGATATCATGACTTcgtatttattataatttcactaatcatatttttaaaaattatggtTGAATAACACAGCACTTGTCGTTCGTCGAGTACCTAATAGGGGGTGATGGGTGTGAAATAACTAAAAGCAAAAGCACATATAGCTTTCCTCAACACGAGATATAATGAAAAGGGAAGCGTTGAAAATATTATACACGAGACTTCCGCTTCATAATGAATGCTGAATTTACATAAATTCTTATCACCTAAACCAGTTCCATTTACCAAGGTCGATTCAGCGCATCAGGcgcaaagaatttttttatttgtttttgaaaattcgcgGAGTTTTGCATAGTTCTAAGAGCATTTCTAGATCcaatcacacacacagcatGATGTATAAAAAAAGCGTAAAATAAGAATGCAAATATTATGCAGCATTATtcccatatatatatataatacgtgagtgaatcaaataaatgatGTGCGTTCCAATTTAAAGGCGGGTTGATATCGTCTTTTGACAGTGTCCACATTATTTGCATAACACGGAACCGTGTTGTCCGCGATTGCTGTCGATAATTTGCAATCCAGAATTTATATATTCAACCGCGCGTTTGTTcgattattatatatacaaaCTTTATAcgggacttgttttttttttctttttaattttttaatcaatttcgGTTTTTGATGCGTTCCCAATGTTGTATACTATTAAGTTCTTATTCAGCGAGATTGCGCACGAGTGATAATTTTTATCCTTATTCTCTTATAACATCGTCATGCCATCtacttttgaaaatggcaaAACAGGATTTTcatctgattattatttagtcGTGTGCTGTTCTTGACGGAAAAGCTTATCACTGTAGACGGGAGGTCACCGAGATTGggtggttcttttttttttcagctcaATGACAACAGCAGAGATGCGGCATTTGCGCTTCCCTTCCTATAGATAAGAGTTTGTGGACGACACACTTGTctatatatttgtttttgaatcgAAATAAAACTGGAAATTCAGCTGCGCCTTTATTGGCCTTACAAGATGGCGAATAGTACGCATGAATAATACATGATAAATTTTgctcttatattttttgttggtcaGTTTACATGCACACAATTCTGAAGAAGATCGATATTCAAATTTGCATAGTAAAAGATCTTCACGagaagtttatttttcacgagaaGATATCGCAACACACAATCTCTTCCATGTTTCTATACATGGTCCTAAACCCATCAGAATGTGCTGTAGATCATATCTGTCAAGATCTCCCTCACACCACCCGCAAACAATTGAATTGACAAAATTATTCGCCACATGTTTATATAGAGGATAGGCTATAGGACATTGAACCATCTAGACAGCACATGGGATTCCAAACGTCTTTCCCAGtctatatattatatgtatacaGGTGATAAGATCACtaaacaacacgaaaaataggACCGTgatcatttcttatttctccccGTTGGacaggtttctttttttgccatcgcccattttgctgttttggtcttttttctGGTTTGTGCTAGTGACGTTGAACCCGCACAACTAAGGACAGTTGTCGCTTGTTCTTATAGtcgatgttttttttgtatcaaacATTTCCAATCCAATAGACACATCTGCACGTCATAAGGTCACGATCGCCTTCACGTCCATTCTGAAATTCGGTATAAAAAGGCGAGAAGATGTCGTTGAAGAAATTGTCTTGCTTCAACTGTTGTTGAATTCACCACACAGTCGCAGCTCTTTGCAACAACCCATTTTATCTAAACTACCATGTCTCATCAATGGTTGGCACTTTTGGTCTTGGTCGGACTGGCTTCTTCGGCTTTGGCCAGCTTCAATCCTCACGGCCAGCCGCTCCTTTCAGCGGTGACATCTTACACTTTTACCGTCATGACGACGAGCGCCAACAAGACGATGTACTGCTACACCACGGAAGGCCAAGTCTCTCAATGTCGTCGTAAGCGCGGAATTGAAGAGAGCCCACTGATTCTTGCAGCTCATCCAGTTTCTGAGGATGAACCCATCAACCCATCGAATGTTTTGgggtaaaattatttgtcaacatttttatttcaatcctAATAGACTCGTTGATTTTTGGTTTGactaattgaattaatttgaacAGAGTTGAAGCTACGACTGCTCCAAGAGCAGAACGGGCCCTGAGTGCGTTGGACTATTACAACGCCGACAGGATCTTCAGTTCGTTTGACGACTCCTActtgaacaaacaaaacctTTTCCGACAACTGTCCAACAGAGGAAGGAACAACGTCATCTCGGTCGGCAACTGCGGCATGTCGACGGTCAACTTTAGCCAGTTCCTTTCCTGCCTGGGATTGACTGTCCAGGAAACGACCACTCTGACGGCCACCTTCACCGACACCATCTTCACCGGAACCAAATATAATACAATGACCGTCAAGAACTGCACACCGGCCGGATTTCCTTATGCGTTCTGtgacaaaattattaaaaatactgCTGTGGCTGCTGAAGTTTAAATCTGAAACATTTCCCATTTCAACACTGATCTGGAAATGCTGACTCCCTTGAAACGATTTCCGATGAATCCCCCCACAAATTCGGCACATTGTTGCtgaattcaaaatgttattcttcacttaaactttaaaattatttcaaaattttctggtgtatttaaaaaagtgcaatttatttatattgctGATTGAATTTGATCCAAGTCGTTTTTGAAAGGCATGCACTTTATTATGTATTCGGcctaaattaataaaatatttctttgcaGACAAATTACGCCTTATATTTAttactaaaataaaactagATTGTTTATTGTGAGGGACGGGGTTTGGAGTTTGAAGGTAATTCAATTTGGGTATATTTATTTCTGGGCagtttaattttgtattttttaaactaataatTCCCGATATTTCGTTCAGACAAGGAATTATAGGCGCAATGAAACTCAAATAACTATAGGAAATGTCATCACCACTATAAAATGACAATTGGGTCATACCTCATAACAAACTGTGACAGTTGAAACGAAGCCTGAATAATTTCTAGACAGGTTTCCACACTCTAGCGCTGAGGTGTGACGCGGAATCGCGcggaataatttaaaaaaaggtgtgaCGATTGGCCAATTATTTCGCTTATTCTAGAAAACGGGTTTTCTGTAAAAGGGCAAACAGGAAATGTACGGAATTCTCTCAGCATCGTTCTAAATTACGCCGTTTGATTATAATTTTACGAAATGAGAATTCCagtttttgggaaaaattcgGCTTTGAAAAACAGCCAAATTTGGAAGGAAACAACAAATGCGGACTTGTGCATCATCAACAGGTCATTGTTTCCCTGCCCACCTCAAGGCCGGTTTTCCATCATATCCCAACAACGAAAACGTAATCGCGTAATCGATTCCCCCCTAATATCAAACATATTGATGAAAGATTTGCATCTCAATCTAATGCGTTCGCAGTTTCCCGTTTCAATTCCAACAACAGAATTTCCAGTTTCATTCATTTGACGATGTTCATATTCCAGCAGCGTTGAACATTTTCCATAAAAATCTGGAGGCTGACAAATGTGGCCGTCGTCACGGGTTGGAGATGCTGCTGCATTCCGGAAAGTTTCTCTATTATGAATATTGCCAATAAGAGAGTAATAACGTCACGAGAATAGATTCCTTGGCACCTTGTTATGTACCTTTCGAGTCTCCAGCATTAACTGTTGTACGTTTATTGGAGAGTTATTCCGGGATATAACAaatattgctgctgttgcaaacttttcttttacattctAAGACCCGGAACTTTGTGACATCCAGATGGATTGGACAAATAATCCAAAACATGTAGCGCATCTAACTCCCGCGACTGTttgatttgtcttttgttttgtaataaCCCGGCGACCGGCGTTTGTTTCAGCGCtttattgaattcatttttcttctttgcaacTCCATGGGTAAAACTCCGCTGCTGACAGCGTACAACTCGCCTCATTTGCATCAAGGAAACAACAGAGGGCATTTTATCGCATTTTCTAACCTTGCTGGACGTTGTATACGGGACTCGCACACATAATAAAAAGAGCTACGACAGTCCGATGGAAGATGTTGTCTCTCACCGACTGCCTAACCGATCCGGTCCTATATAAGCTCGACTgaacaaaaaatgcaaaccCGTTTGATTTGCCAAATGTTGCTGGTGGTAGGACTATTCTTGGTAGGCTCTTGTAGCTGTTCGCAGGTACTCGACGGGCCTCTCTTCAGCGGAGTGACATCGTTCACCGTCACGGCCGAAACGTCGACCGTGACCAAAGCGACGCCCTGCTTCATCACGTTCACTTCCGTTTCCCAGTGCCGGAGGAAACGCGGAATCGAAGAGCGGCCGCTGATTATTCAAGAAGACAACTGGGAAATTACTCCATCGGCTGTTATTGGGTATATAACTAGAGTTCAAAATCCAAGTTTTGATCGATGTTAAATTGAATTACGTTCTGCAGAGTCAAACCCACCGATGCCCCGATCCTTTCAAGATCAAGATTCCAGGCGGATAAGATTGTCAGCTCGTTTGACGACTCGTATTCCAGCACGCTGGATGTTTTCAGACAATTGGAGGCTAGAGGCAGAAACAAAATCATCACGGTTGGCAATTGCGGAATGTCGACGGTTAACTTTAGCGAATTCCTCTCTTGTTTGGGGATGACAGTCCAGGAAACGACCACCCTGACGGCCACCTTCACCGAAACCACGACCTTATCGATTGGCTATAATCGAATGACTGTGATGGGCTGCACTCCGGCCGGATTCCCTTACATTTATTGCCCGATTGAAGAAGTGGTTATTTGGGATGGAACGAATTTAACAACAACTGAAGGCCCACTCCCGAATTATCCGCAATATTTCTTCTCGAAAAACATGCAAGAAGTCGGGGACCTGTGAACTTATTCTTGTATgccattttaattatttaatttctctcCTGAACTTAAATCCCCCCATTGGAAATTCCGGCCGGAGtagaatttatattttaacttattttgtttttattagttatctttacattttattctccaaaacattttcattacaAGCAATAACCAGCGCATAGTTATAAGTTctgaaataaatgattttcCGCTTCTATTCGTggcttttttaatatttcttataAGATTACAAGTCCCCGATATCTGACAGCTGTACCAATATGCGGCCAACGTATAGCCAAATCAACAAACGTTCAAGATTGTATACGTCAGCTATGGCTACGGATTTTATTTATGGCTCAAATACTGACACGGTTAACTATCGCACTGAAAGTCACAGGCTGGTATTAAATAGCTTATATCGCATTTGTTAGGTTTATTCGGTCAAAGAGTGCATCTGCCGCAGACAGAGTGCCATAGATTGCATCATATCATAACTGGGTATATCCGATATAGTCGTATCAATTGTTTTCACCACTCATATGTGTTTGCTCACTTGATAACTCGTCGTACGCATTTTAACCAGCTGATCCATAATGGCCAAGGATCACAATG
This region of Daphnia pulex isolate KAP4 chromosome 9, ASM2113471v1 genomic DNA includes:
- the LOC124201742 gene encoding uncharacterized protein LOC124201742; protein product: MMSKIAILLVLMGSTSSAFARINLHDGPLFSGATSFTLELETRTLTKPTPCFVTSGDVSQCRRKRGIEENPKIVSHHSDLAPSAVVGIEATPVPRVSRMGLGSSHRYNSNLRVFSSFDDASYSGNNYRQPVVTRGRNNVISVGDCGMSTVNFSEFLSCLGLDVQQTTTLTATFTETSILSTGYTTMTVLGCTPAGFPYPSCSEEEVSNEGGEELNDSTTEFNSVSEDSTPV
- the LOC124202338 gene encoding uncharacterized protein LOC124202338, encoding MSHQWLALLVLVGLASSALASFNPHGQPLLSAVTSYTFTVMTTSANKTMYCYTTEGQVSQCRRKRGIEESPLILAAHPVSEDEPINPSNVLGVEATTAPRAERALSALDYYNADRIFSSFDDSYLNKQNLFRQLSNRGRNNVISVGNCGMSTVNFSQFLSCLGLTVQETTTLTATFTDTIFTGTKYNTMTVKNCTPAGFPYAFCDKIIKNTAVAAEV
- the LOC124202497 gene encoding uncharacterized protein LOC124202497 is translated as MQTRLICQMLLVVGLFLVGSCSCSQVLDGPLFSGVTSFTVTAETSTVTKATPCFITFTSVSQCRRKRGIEERPLIIQEDNWEITPSAVIGVKPTDAPILSRSRFQADKIVSSFDDSYSSTLDVFRQLEARGRNKIITVGNCGMSTVNFSEFLSCLGMTVQETTTLTATFTETTTLSIGYNRMTVMGCTPAGFPYIYCPIEEVVIWDGTNLTTTEGPLPNYPQYFFSKNMQEVGDL